The Streptomyces cyanogenus DNA segment GAGTCTCCAGGCGCGGGCCGTACGGGACGGCTCTACGGCTTGGTCGAAGGCGACAGAATCCGGGACCGCTGTGGCCGCCGGGCCCGGACTGCTCCTGGTGCAGGGGCTGAAGGCAAAGCCCTTCGGTAACGTCACCGCCGTCGTGCCCGCCTCCGGCAAGGAGTTGGGCTTCAAGGTCCCGTCGGGCCACGGCGTTCCAGCTCAGTGCCGGTTCGACCAGCAGTCTGTTGTGGTCTGCGCGAGTGGTGACTCGGAGGCCTTCGCAATGGACTCGCATACCGGGAAGATGCTGTGGGCACTGCCGGACAGCTCGGGGCGGGTGGCGCCCCAGGTGACCGGTGCCTGGCACGGGATGGTCTACGGCCAGACGGAGCAAAACGGTCCCGTGGTCCTGGACGCCCGTACCGGCAAGGACAAGGTGACCTCACCTGGCGCGGCACCGTACTGGACCGACGGCCGTTACGCCGTCACCGACAAGGCGATCGTCCCGGTCCAGGGCTGACCTCCGCTTCATTCCCGGTCACGTCACCGCACGAGGATGCGCCCTGATCTCTTGTCGAGGTCGGGTGCTGCGTGTGCTGCTCCACGGCCCCGCCCACGTCCGCCGCTCGGACTCGTCACACCCAGTCGGCTTCGCTCATCGGCGGCCCGCCCCGGATG contains these protein-coding regions:
- a CDS encoding PQQ-binding-like beta-propeller repeat protein, whose amino-acid sequence is MPAHSAIEVVAADADSVRLTWRHVVELPKEFADSAESSFKTAVMGVDGTTAVVSVKDGDQVGVVAIDLAAGKAVWGDPHLKPVEVAAGRVIGLRSTGSWSPESLQARAVRDGSTAWSKATESGTAVAAGPGLLLVQGLKAKPFGNVTAVVPASGKELGFKVPSGHGVPAQCRFDQQSVVVCASGDSEAFAMDSHTGKMLWALPDSSGRVAPQVTGAWHGMVYGQTEQNGPVVLDARTGKDKVTSPGAAPYWTDGRYAVTDKAIVPVQG